One stretch of Pseudomonas fluorescens Q2-87 DNA includes these proteins:
- a CDS encoding protease inhibitor I42 family protein, which produces MSLTRLLVPFSLALLSACATQPKHNVTVEKLSQCPVRLNNGQNLILSLPSNPTTGYRWAIQDSAGGVLKGLGPEVYRNPEDAGIVGAAGVSTWRFQAFAAGTGRLRLTYQQPWAPEVPPVETFDCAISVD; this is translated from the coding sequence ATGTCCCTCACCCGCCTGCTCGTCCCCTTCAGCCTCGCGCTGCTGAGCGCTTGCGCCACGCAACCGAAACACAACGTGACCGTGGAAAAACTCAGCCAGTGCCCGGTACGGCTCAATAATGGGCAAAATCTGATCCTGAGCTTACCCAGCAACCCCACCACCGGTTATCGCTGGGCGATCCAGGATTCAGCGGGAGGCGTGTTGAAAGGCTTGGGACCAGAGGTATACCGCAACCCGGAAGACGCCGGTATCGTCGGTGCCGCCGGGGTCTCGACCTGGCGCTTCCAGGCGTTTGCCGCCGGCACCGGCCGCCTGCGCCTCACCTATCAACAGCCCTGGGCACCGGAAGTGCCACCAGTGGAAACCTTCGATTGCGCCATTTCGGTGGATTAA
- the cmoB gene encoding tRNA 5-methoxyuridine(34)/uridine 5-oxyacetic acid(34) synthase CmoB, whose protein sequence is MIDLSPLARHLAGTPLADWATTLQAQLDSKMEKGHGDLERWQSALDALPVLQPSEVDLLDGLTLDTDCSDENRAQMRAALMGLSPWRKGPFDLFGVHVDTEWRSDWKWSRVAPHLDLKGKRILDVGCGNGYYMWRMLGAGADTVIGVDPNWLFFCQFQAVQRYLAQPNAWHLPFPFEALPAELEGFDTVFSMGVFYHRRSPIEHLLALKDCLVKGGELVLETLVIEGDENQVLVPEDRYAQMRNVWFLPSVPALERWLRRAGFSDVRCVDVSLTTVEEQRSTEWMKYQSLSDFLDPDDHSKTIEGLPAPMRAVIVARK, encoded by the coding sequence ATGATCGATCTGTCTCCCCTCGCCCGCCATTTGGCCGGCACACCGTTGGCCGATTGGGCCACGACGCTACAGGCGCAACTCGACAGCAAAATGGAAAAGGGTCATGGCGACCTGGAGCGCTGGCAAAGCGCGCTCGATGCGCTGCCGGTGCTGCAACCGAGCGAAGTCGATCTGCTGGACGGCCTGACGCTCGACACCGATTGTTCCGACGAAAACCGGGCGCAAATGCGCGCCGCGTTGATGGGCCTGTCGCCATGGCGCAAAGGGCCGTTCGACCTGTTTGGCGTGCATGTGGACACTGAGTGGCGCTCGGATTGGAAATGGTCGCGCGTGGCGCCCCATCTGGATCTCAAGGGCAAGCGCATTCTCGATGTGGGCTGTGGCAATGGCTATTACATGTGGCGGATGCTCGGCGCCGGGGCCGACACCGTGATTGGCGTCGATCCGAACTGGCTGTTCTTCTGCCAGTTCCAGGCGGTACAACGCTACCTCGCGCAGCCCAACGCCTGGCACTTGCCGTTTCCGTTCGAGGCCTTGCCAGCAGAGCTGGAAGGGTTCGACACGGTGTTCTCCATGGGCGTGTTTTACCACCGCCGTTCACCGATCGAGCATTTGCTGGCGCTCAAGGATTGCCTGGTCAAGGGCGGCGAACTGGTGCTGGAAACCCTGGTGATCGAAGGTGACGAAAATCAGGTACTGGTACCAGAGGATCGTTATGCGCAGATGCGCAACGTCTGGTTCCTGCCCTCGGTCCCAGCCCTGGAACGCTGGCTGCGCCGCGCCGGGTTCAGCGATGTGCGTTGCGTGGACGTAAGCCTCACCACCGTGGAAGAACAGCGCAGCACCGAGTGGATGAAATATCAGTCGCTCAGCGACTTCCTCGACCCCGACGACCACAGCAAAACCATCGAAGGACTGCCCGCGCCGATGCGGGCGGTGATTGTGGCGCGCAAATAA
- a CDS encoding multicopper oxidase family protein yields MSFTRRQILGGLAGLVVVGVGAGGASRYWLGKMADSNAGHDYQLIAAPLDVELVAGHKTQAWAFGPSAPGTELRVRQGEWLRVRFINHLPVATTIHWHGIRLPLEMDGVPYVSQLPVLPGEYFDYKFRVPDAGSYWYHPHVNSSEELGRGLVGPLIVEEREPTGFKYEQTLSLKSWHVDEQGQFVEFSIPREAARGGTAGRLATINGVPEAVIDLPAGQITRVRLLNLDNTLTYRLNIPGVEAQIYALDGNPIEPRPLGKEYWLGPGMRICLAIKAPPAGEELSLRNGPVRLGTLRSVPNSDAPSPWPPALPPNPVSEPDLANAEKLNFNFEWVGSVSVNVDNGKPPSLWQINGKAWDITDKTCADRPIATLKKGQSYIFELKNMTQYQHPIHLHGMSFKVIASNRHKVVPYFTDTYLLGKNERAQVALVADNPGVWMFHCHVIDHMETGLMAAIEVA; encoded by the coding sequence ATGTCTTTTACCCGTCGCCAAATACTCGGTGGCCTGGCTGGTCTTGTTGTCGTGGGTGTCGGGGCGGGGGGCGCGTCGCGGTATTGGTTGGGGAAAATGGCCGACTCCAACGCCGGTCATGACTACCAATTGATCGCCGCGCCGCTGGACGTCGAGTTGGTGGCCGGGCACAAGACCCAGGCCTGGGCATTCGGCCCGTCGGCGCCTGGGACCGAGCTGCGGGTGCGCCAGGGTGAGTGGTTGCGGGTACGCTTCATCAATCATCTGCCGGTTGCCACCACCATTCACTGGCACGGGATCCGTTTGCCGCTGGAAATGGACGGCGTGCCGTATGTCTCGCAATTGCCAGTGTTGCCAGGCGAGTATTTCGATTACAAATTCCGCGTGCCGGACGCCGGCAGCTATTGGTACCACCCTCACGTCAACAGCAGTGAAGAACTCGGGCGTGGCCTCGTGGGGCCGCTGATCGTCGAGGAGCGCGAGCCCACCGGCTTCAAATACGAGCAGACCCTGAGCCTCAAGAGCTGGCATGTGGACGAGCAAGGCCAGTTCGTGGAGTTCAGTATCCCCCGTGAAGCGGCCCGTGGCGGTACGGCCGGGCGGCTGGCGACCATCAACGGTGTACCGGAGGCGGTGATCGACTTGCCGGCCGGGCAGATCACCCGGGTGCGCCTGCTCAACCTGGACAACACGTTGACCTATCGTCTCAACATTCCAGGCGTCGAAGCGCAGATCTATGCGCTGGACGGCAACCCCATCGAGCCGCGTCCGCTGGGCAAGGAATACTGGTTGGGCCCGGGGATGCGCATTTGCCTGGCGATCAAGGCCCCACCCGCCGGCGAGGAGCTGTCGCTGCGCAACGGTCCGGTGCGCCTGGGGACCCTGCGTTCGGTGCCTAACAGTGATGCACCGAGCCCATGGCCGCCGGCGCTGCCGCCCAATCCGGTGTCCGAGCCGGACCTGGCCAATGCCGAGAAGCTCAACTTCAATTTCGAATGGGTCGGTTCGGTGTCGGTCAATGTCGATAACGGCAAGCCGCCGAGCCTGTGGCAGATCAATGGCAAAGCCTGGGACATCACCGACAAGACCTGCGCCGACCGGCCAATCGCTACGCTGAAGAAAGGCCAGAGCTACATTTTTGAATTGAAGAACATGACCCAGTACCAGCATCCGATCCACTTGCACGGCATGAGCTTCAAGGTGATCGCGTCGAACCGGCATAAAGTCGTGCCGTATTTCACCGACACCTACCTGCTGGGCAAGAATGAGCGCGCGCAGGTGGCATTGGTGGCAGATAATCCTGGGGTATGGATGTTCCATTGCCATGTGATCGACCACATGGAAACCGGCCTGATGGCCGCCATCGAGGTGGCGTGA
- the tadA gene encoding tRNA adenosine(34) deaminase TadA produces the protein MRQIRPARIIDRSRDQDFMREALALAAQGAALGEVPVGAVLVQDGEIIGRGFNCPISGHDPSAHAEMVAIRAAAQAVSNYRLPGSTLYVTLEPCSMCAGLIVHSRIARVVYGALEPKAGIVQSQGDFFSQGFLNHRVIFEGGVLAEECSAMLSEFFKARRAKSAD, from the coding sequence ATGCGCCAGATTCGTCCCGCGCGGATCATCGACCGCAGCCGTGACCAGGATTTCATGCGCGAGGCATTGGCCCTTGCCGCACAAGGCGCCGCCTTGGGCGAAGTACCGGTGGGCGCGGTGCTGGTGCAGGACGGCGAGATCATCGGACGCGGCTTCAACTGCCCGATCAGCGGCCACGACCCCAGCGCCCATGCGGAAATGGTCGCTATCCGCGCCGCCGCCCAGGCCGTGAGCAACTATCGCCTGCCCGGCAGCACTCTTTATGTGACGCTGGAACCCTGCAGCATGTGCGCCGGCCTCATCGTCCATTCGCGCATCGCCCGTGTGGTTTACGGTGCCCTGGAGCCAAAGGCCGGCATTGTGCAGAGCCAGGGCGATTTTTTCAGCCAGGGGTTCCTGAATCATCGAGTGATATTCGAGGGTGGGGTGTTGGCCGAGGAGTGCAGCGCGATGCTGAGTGAGTTCTTCAAGGCCCGAAGAGCCAAATCCGCAGACTAA
- the cmoA gene encoding carboxy-S-adenosyl-L-methionine synthase CmoA — protein MSKEPDRLFAQPLAQVPDFAFNEDVVRVFPDMIKRSVPGYPTIVENLGVLAAQFAQPNSVLYDLGSSLGAVTQALRRHVRSDGCRVIAVDNSAAMVERCREYLNGQDSMFQELLPVEVIEGDILALTFQPASVVALNFTLQFIAPDQRTALLSRIRQALLPGGALILSEKLRFNDAQEHALLTELHVAFKRANGYSELEIAQKRSAIENVMKPDSLEEHRERLLAAGFSKVVPWFQCLNFASLIALP, from the coding sequence GTGAGCAAAGAGCCCGATCGCCTATTCGCCCAACCCCTGGCCCAAGTGCCTGACTTTGCCTTCAATGAGGACGTGGTGCGGGTGTTTCCGGACATGATCAAGCGTTCGGTGCCGGGCTACCCGACCATTGTCGAGAACCTCGGAGTGCTCGCTGCGCAATTCGCCCAGCCCAACAGCGTGCTCTACGACCTGGGGTCGTCCCTGGGCGCTGTGACCCAGGCGCTGCGTCGCCATGTGCGCAGCGACGGCTGCCGCGTAATCGCTGTGGATAACTCGGCGGCCATGGTCGAGCGCTGCCGGGAATACCTCAACGGCCAGGACTCGATGTTCCAGGAATTGCTCCCCGTGGAAGTCATCGAAGGCGACATCCTCGCCCTGACTTTCCAGCCGGCCTCGGTGGTGGCGCTGAATTTCACCTTGCAATTCATCGCACCGGACCAGCGCACCGCACTGTTGAGCCGTATCCGTCAGGCCCTGTTGCCGGGCGGCGCGCTGATTCTTTCGGAGAAGCTGCGCTTCAACGATGCCCAGGAGCACGCGTTGCTCACCGAACTGCACGTGGCATTCAAGCGCGCCAACGGCTACAGCGAACTGGAAATTGCCCAGAAACGCAGCGCCATCGAAAACGTCATGAAGCCTGACAGTCTCGAAGAACATCGCGAACGCCTGCTGGCCGCCGGGTTCTCGAAAGTCGTGCCGTGGTTCCAGTGTCTTAACTTCGCCTCGTTGATTGCCCTGCCATGA
- a CDS encoding DUF6632 domain-containing protein: MNDTQRLAALRIVLIVVGLIAVLAIWPLMILWPSGWAWHSGHSQYPLMIVGIYATLGVFLLMASRDPMKHLSLIWFTVWSSIVHGVIMAVQSFGVEMDGTSHVGHLVGDVPALFVVAAALAFFTPRRSQA, encoded by the coding sequence ATGAACGACACCCAACGACTCGCCGCCTTGCGTATTGTTTTGATCGTCGTAGGCCTGATCGCCGTGCTTGCAATCTGGCCGCTGATGATTCTGTGGCCGTCCGGCTGGGCTTGGCACAGCGGTCATTCCCAGTATCCGCTGATGATCGTCGGCATCTACGCGACACTCGGCGTGTTCCTGCTGATGGCGTCGCGCGATCCGATGAAACATTTGAGCCTGATCTGGTTCACCGTGTGGTCGAGCATCGTGCACGGTGTGATCATGGCTGTGCAGTCCTTTGGCGTCGAGATGGACGGGACGAGTCATGTTGGCCATCTGGTGGGCGATGTGCCTGCGTTGTTTGTCGTGGCGGCAGCGTTGGCGTTCTTCACGCCGCGGCGCAGTCAGGCGTAA
- the lon gene encoding endopeptidase La gives MSDQHSTEATNDYADSEHIEHTSSGTGLALPGQNLPDKVYIIPIHNRPFFPAQVLPVIVNEEPWAETLELVAKSEHHSLALFFMDTPQEDPRHFDTSALPLYGTLVKVHHASREGGKLQFVAQGLTRVRIRTWLKHHRPPYLVEVEYPHQPSEPTDEVKAYGMALINAIKELLPLNPLYSEELKNYLNRFSPNDPSPLTDFAAALTSATGSELQEVLDCVPMLKRMEKVLPMLRKEVEVARLQKEISAEVNNKIGEHQRQFFLKEQLKVIQQELGLTKDDRSADLEQFEQRLEGKVLSSQAQKRIEEEMNKLSILETGSPEYAVTRNYLDWATSVPWGVYGQDKLDLKHARKVLDQHHAGLDDIKDRILEFLAVGAYKGEISGSIVLLVGPSGVGKTSVGKSIAESLGRPFYRFSVGGMRDEAEIKGHRRTYIGAQPGKLVQALKDVEVMNPVIMLDEIDKMGQSYQGDPASALLETLDPEQNVEFLDHYLDLRLDLSKVLFVCTANTLDSIPGPLLDRMEVIRLSGYITEEKVAIAKRHLWPKQLAKAGVSKGSLTINDSALKALIDGYAREAGVRQLEKQLGKLVRKAVMKLIDEPKAVIKLGPKDLEASLGKPVFRNEQVLSGVGVITGLAWTSMGGATLPIEATRIHTLNRGFKLTGQLGEVMKESAEIAHSYVSSHLKQFGGDPKFFDEAFVHLHVPEGATPKDGPSAGVTMASALLSLARNQPPKKGVAMTGELTLTGHVLPIGGVREKVIAARRQKINELILPEANRGNFEELPDYLKEGVTVHFAKRFADVAKVLF, from the coding sequence ATGAGCGACCAGCACTCTACTGAAGCCACGAACGATTACGCTGACTCCGAACACATCGAACACACCTCCTCCGGCACCGGCCTGGCCCTGCCCGGCCAGAACCTGCCGGACAAGGTCTACATCATCCCCATCCACAACCGCCCGTTCTTCCCGGCCCAAGTGCTGCCGGTTATCGTCAATGAAGAACCGTGGGCCGAAACCCTGGAACTGGTGGCCAAGTCCGAACACCATTCCCTGGCGCTGTTTTTCATGGACACGCCCCAGGAAGACCCGCGTCATTTCGATACCTCGGCGCTGCCGCTGTACGGCACGCTGGTCAAGGTCCATCACGCCAGCCGCGAAGGCGGCAAGCTGCAATTCGTCGCCCAGGGCCTGACCCGCGTGCGGATCCGCACCTGGCTCAAGCACCATCGCCCTCCGTACCTGGTGGAAGTCGAATACCCGCACCAGCCGAGCGAACCGACCGATGAGGTCAAGGCCTACGGCATGGCGTTGATCAATGCGATCAAGGAACTGCTGCCACTCAATCCGCTGTACAGCGAAGAGCTGAAGAACTACCTCAACCGCTTCAGCCCCAACGATCCATCGCCGCTGACCGATTTTGCCGCTGCACTCACTTCTGCCACCGGCAGCGAGTTGCAGGAAGTGCTCGACTGCGTCCCGATGCTCAAGCGCATGGAAAAAGTCCTGCCGATGCTGCGTAAGGAAGTCGAAGTCGCGCGCCTGCAAAAAGAGATTTCTGCCGAGGTCAACAACAAGATTGGCGAACATCAGCGCCAATTCTTCCTCAAGGAGCAACTCAAGGTCATCCAGCAGGAACTGGGGCTGACCAAGGACGACCGCAGCGCCGATCTCGAACAGTTCGAGCAGCGCCTGGAAGGCAAGGTGCTGTCGTCCCAGGCGCAGAAACGCATCGAAGAGGAAATGAACAAGCTGTCGATCCTGGAAACCGGCTCGCCGGAATACGCCGTCACCCGCAATTATCTGGATTGGGCGACCTCGGTGCCGTGGGGCGTGTATGGCCAGGACAAACTTGACCTCAAGCATGCGCGCAAGGTGCTCGATCAACACCACGCCGGGTTGGACGACATCAAGGACCGTATCCTCGAATTCCTTGCCGTCGGCGCCTATAAAGGCGAGATCAGCGGCTCCATCGTGCTGCTGGTGGGGCCGTCGGGCGTGGGCAAGACCAGCGTCGGCAAGTCCATCGCCGAATCCCTGGGGCGGCCGTTCTACCGATTCAGCGTCGGCGGCATGCGCGACGAAGCCGAGATCAAGGGCCACCGGCGCACCTACATCGGCGCGCAGCCGGGCAAGTTGGTGCAGGCGCTCAAGGATGTCGAGGTCATGAACCCGGTGATCATGCTCGACGAGATCGACAAGATGGGCCAGAGCTACCAGGGCGACCCGGCTTCGGCACTGCTGGAGACCCTCGACCCGGAACAGAACGTCGAGTTTCTCGATCATTACCTGGACCTGCGCCTGGATCTGTCGAAAGTGCTCTTCGTCTGCACCGCCAACACCCTGGACTCTATTCCCGGCCCATTGCTGGACCGGATGGAAGTGATTCGCCTGTCGGGCTATATCACCGAAGAAAAAGTCGCCATCGCCAAGCGTCACTTATGGCCCAAGCAACTGGCCAAGGCCGGCGTGTCCAAAGGCAGCCTGACCATCAACGACAGCGCCCTCAAGGCACTGATCGACGGTTACGCCCGTGAGGCCGGCGTGCGACAACTGGAGAAACAGCTCGGCAAACTGGTGCGCAAGGCGGTGATGAAGCTGATCGACGAGCCGAAAGCGGTGATCAAGCTTGGCCCCAAGGACCTCGAGGCTTCCCTGGGCAAACCGGTGTTCCGCAACGAGCAAGTGCTGTCCGGCGTCGGGGTGATTACCGGCCTGGCCTGGACCAGCATGGGTGGCGCGACCTTGCCGATCGAAGCGACACGCATCCACACCCTCAACCGCGGCTTCAAGCTGACCGGCCAACTGGGCGAAGTGATGAAGGAGTCGGCGGAGATCGCCCACAGCTACGTCAGCTCGCACCTGAAGCAGTTTGGCGGCGACCCGAAGTTCTTTGACGAGGCGTTCGTTCACCTTCACGTACCGGAAGGCGCCACGCCCAAGGACGGCCCGAGCGCCGGGGTCACCATGGCCAGCGCCTTGCTGTCCCTTGCGCGCAACCAGCCGCCGAAAAAAGGCGTGGCCATGACCGGCGAACTGACCCTTACCGGGCATGTCCTGCCAATTGGTGGGGTGCGGGAGAAAGTCATCGCGGCGCGGCGGCAGAAAATCAACGAACTGATCCTGCCGGAAGCCAACCGGGGCAACTTCGAAGAACTGCCGGACTACCTCAAGGAAGGCGTGACGGTGCATTTTGCCAAGCGCTTTGCGGATGTGGCCAAGGTGTTGTTCTGA